The region TTTTCGACCTCGTCCGGTCGAAATTATAATTTACGAGTGCAATTTCGACCTTATGAGATCGAAAATTATGAATATCCGGGTAaattttcgacctcatgaggtcgaaaatcagaaaaaaatttCCGAATTCGGTCAGCTTTTACGGCGGCCCACACATAATCACACTCatcaaccaaatcaacaatGCAATTCATCAACACGTCGATTCATCAAAGTACTTCTACAATCATAAACTTCACATTCTAAAATCAAATTCAACCTCAAGTTTCAATTTAAAGTACTTCTAAATATCcttaaaactacattcaaatactTAAACATTGTAAAGTTAAACAACCATAAACTACTTTctacattcaaacacttaaacatcgTAAAGTTAAACATCCATAAACTACCTCGTACAATCAAATTCACCTTCAAAAGTACATCTAATTCGAATTAAaactatcataaaaaaaaaatatacatatccaagAAAACATAGCAATATTACAATCCAAAAGTATACGAATTAAAAAAGTCAACGTTGGGTGTTAGAGACATGATCCGATTCCTCCCCACTATCCTCATCAACAAGAGCATGAACTACGTTGTCTTGTGACCTACGTCGTCTATTGGACCGTGACACTGCGCGAGCATCCGGACACGGGGAATATGAAGGGCCACAGTTGAGTAAGGCATCAATTTGGGCTGCGTATACAACATCCTTGCCTCTGTGGAACTAAGTGTACTTGTTAGTTGACTAACTTTTAGCTTCATTTCTTGGTACTCCTTAGGATCCACTTGCCCTTGAAGTAGTACCTACGCCTTGAAGGAACGACGGAAATTGACGACATGCTTGATTAGGCATCCCATGGCTTGTCCCATACCTTGTTGGGGGAGCTACCTTCTCCATCCACTTCTTTGAGCAATTATCTCGTTAAGTCATCGACGTCCCATTTGTTGACAACACAATATTCCAACTTGTGTTGTTGAAACTCGGTCTGAAATTGAATTAAGGATGCAATGTTAGTAGGTAAATTTAGTTCAAACAAAAGTAGTTATTATTGTTAGTTAGTGACTTACATAGGTTTGTTGAGCCCTAGGCTCAATCCATTGTTCCGTACCATCGGCATTCTTCGCCTTCCTCGTGTGAGTAATCTTGAAGACTTCATCTTGAGGTACTTCCTCACCCCTCTCGAGCGTCTACTGCTATCGTTCTTGAGTTATATTTTACTCATCTAAGGCTAATACTTGGGTTTATATGAAATAGCAGATATTTGCTTGTTAAATCAGATATATGCTTGTTAAATCTAAGTCATCGTGCAAGACAACCATTGTTTGTACAAGATCTCTTCTTGAATAAGTACTTTTTCTCTAAAACATTTGATTCAAAGTGCAAGAACATCTTGTCTTGAAtgtataacataaaataaagaagCTTCCAAATTGTATGATTGAAAAGAATTAGTTTAGTGTTTTGTTTTGTAGGAGTATTATTTTACCGTAGAGAACCAAAATATTGTATTGTGACTTTGTTTATGTCTTAAATACGGCATGTCGTTTTACTTTGTGTTGTCTATGTCTTAACGTTTGTCACTTCTAGTATGATAGATTATCTCTTCGACAAAAGGTCGAGTTCTGAATCTGGGTGAAAACTATCAAGCTTCACCGGATTTTGGCAAAAATGATACTTTCGGAAATTAAGtgaaagttgagtgattttatggttagaaaataaatttgatgGTTTCTTTGTGGAGTGACCTTTTGTGCTTAGTTAATTAACCCCAAAACAAAGTCCAACTAATAATATCCAATAAAACCATAAAGTTTGCATGAATTCATCAAGTTTAAATGAAGAGAGTTGTGCTTACCTCGAAGACTTGGGCGAGCTTGAAGTAAGTTATTAGCTTCATCCTCATTAATTCATGTTGTGCGGGACATAGCCCTAAATTAAGAACCTTGACAATCTAGCCAAATGTGAAACCAAAGATACAAAATAGAAGTTTAATTGTTCAAAACCGTATTGCACAAACCTAAGAAATTGATTAGAAGATACAATGATCACCAATACAGATTTTAAGTTTCATACACTTTACTAGTAAGAAAAGCACTATTAGtttcataaaattaaaacaagtctgccctccggcggacttttactaaacacaactaaaagtacgcACCTGGAACTTTTTAtaaaacacaactaaaagtacgccCTCCCAagcggacttttagttgaacataactaaaagtacgcgcCGAGGGCGGACTTTCCcgcatgaaatatatatattttttttttaacttttcaagggaaaattttagtaatgccttagctaaaagtgtgtcccataaaacataactaaaagtatgccccataaggcgtaagttttccttaaaGTATAACTAAAAGTAAGAGCACCTGTACAACTATTTCATATCTAAAATGAACATGAAACAACTCAAACAATAGAAATTAGGTTCATAAGGAAAATAGCAATGAGGGCTCAATTTTTTCAAACTACGATGAAACTAGATAACTTAATTGCGTTACGCCAAGTAAAAGCGATAGCGACAACGAATAAAGAAAGTAATCCCTACGGAACTACTAATAACAACAATGTCTTTGCCTTATAATAATTATCGGGTATCTCTAGAGTGGGGTCAACTAATTCATGCATGAGGTCAATGAAAGAATCCATTGCCCCGGAAAACATTGTTATCGCTTTAATACTCAACAATCTAACGGCGACGGACAATTGAGGTACGGACTCCCATCATTTAAGGGTCGGCTAGCTTGATTTAACTTTGCATATAAAAACGTTTGGCCTCTTCATTGGGAGGTTCTTCAACATGGCCACCGATTCAAAATCCGAATGCATGCCATATGCATCCCGAACCATGTCGTGCATTCTAGAATTTTGGACATTACATTTTTTACCCCTTACTACTTTCACCGACAGTTCAAAGTTCCGAGATCTACCAAAATTGTTGTGTGTTTCCCCGCATGACTAGTCCACACCGTATAATTACTTTTAAAGCCTTTTCGTACGGATGAAGTGTAACAATCTCACGGGTCTCGtaattcatacattcacatttaaCACAAGGACACCTAACCACACCATGAACTTGTAAAATCCTCGAAGTGACTTTGCGTATTCAACAAAAGCATAGACACCGGCTATAAATTCATCCCTCATCCCTAATGGATCATCATAAGATCTATTGTACATCCAACTACGAATCCATCTACACAAATAGCACAAAGTTTGAACTTGTTAAACCAATACttaatttatatgttattagtAAAAGAGTCACCAACCATAATTACCTAATTACCATAATTCTCAAAAAGGGCATCATCactactacaaaaaaaaaaagatcgtAGAACAATGAAGAATTAACATTCCGCTTATCGGACCATTTAACTAATTGCTTAAACAAACAAATCACATAATGCCTAATTAGGCCAATAGAGGACTAAATATAAACTAAACGGATCCGACTCTAACAATTAAACTACTCAAGCCACATGATTAGGAATCAAGCCTAGTCAAACACATAACTAAGAGGTAACACACACAATAGTgcgagaaataaaaaaagaggaTAAGAAGATTAAGCAcaaacaacacaactaacataccaaCCTAATTAGGATTGGATAGATTGAATATTTTCCGGTTCATCGGGGATGACATGATTAAACCCACATTCTTCAACACCACTAACAAACTTTTACACTGGATTTGTTCTGCACTGAGAGCGCTCATTAGTATTAtagatttatttaaaaaaacaaaaaacaatgaATAAcgagaatgagaaaaaaaaagagaattgtGTCCTACATGACAAAATTTGTATAGGACGATGCAAGCCCCCTCGCTTTATTGTCACACTTTGTCACAAAGTCGACATCACAACATTCTACGTTTCACGTTGTTTCTACTAAGGACGTTTGGTTTATGGTTTAGGGTATCGAAAAGATATTACcgtataattttttcttttttattttgcaacTGAAACTTGTGGTTACTTTGTATAACATTCAAAATATTGtattacattttttatacacCGTTTGCAATCTCTTGTATAAGTTATGAGAATCTAAGCATGGTATTATAGCTTTTTTTTAGACCGATAACATGTTGTCTGCATGATATTATACTAGATAGATAGTGGAATAAAAATACTTCTATTAGTTATACTTCGATAAATACCAAAAGGACAAAATATTAGCCTAAATGTTAATTCAGAGGTTCTCATTCTGTCATCGTCCAGAATACTCCACCGAAAGAAAATCTGAAGAACGAAGTGCTTCACTCATCAGTGCACCTAAGAACCCAACTACCCAAGGCATCATCGGTGGGTCCGCGGGAGAAATAGACAAGGTGATACCTTTTCTAGCAATTGATTTTCCCCAAATTTAGTAACTTTATAAAGCCCTAACTATTCAATCACATTTAGAACCGAAAAGGAAAAAAGTCTAGCATTCTATTTTTCACTTTGTATTGCCACAAATAATGCGAAATATCCATCGCTCCTCTCAATAGAAAAAAGTACAAATCCAATTTCAATACAtttaaaaaccccaaatttcGTTATGTCTCTCCGTAATTTTGATATGTTAATGATGTAGTAAGATCTCGTTAAAAAAAGGCAATGTTCGTTTTGTTCTCTAGTAAAGCTTCAAGAtctcttaaatttgattatccgAGTGCAAAACTCTAGAAGTAAGTTGAGCTACATTAAGTTTAATAATTTCAAGAAGTGGGATGGGAAAGGTTAACatgatttggaaaaaaaaaatgccacaaAAATTACTTACCTTTAGTGGCGGTGGACAGCAAGGGCGGCGTTGGAGGACAAACAGTGGTGGGGATGGGGCGTCGCGGCGAGGGATGGGCGTCGGCGCGGGGTAGGGGTGGAGTGATGGGAATTTAGgttttggtataaaatatttgggAGGGGGAATGAACGACGATTGAAGGTTGGGgagtataattaatttttcgTATTTATTATTTCGACCGCGTGCGGtcgaaatatgttttttttttttttttttttttaattaattgttttatttatataatttaattattagaaaatgtttttttttcatttgttatttgtaaaaaaaagttTCGACCTCACGTGGtcgaaattttatttcatgtttaaataacgaccacgtgtggtcgaaatctaaaaaaaaaaaaaaaaaaaatcaaattttggaaatttcgacCTCGTGTGGTCGATTTTATTTCGACCAAAAAGTGTGGTCGAAAATTTTTGGTGGATTTTccctgtttttttagtagtgactcCTCCCATTAGACTCTCATCGATTAACGttaaaatgcaaaaaaataagagattcATATATAGAATTATTTAAAGTTCAGAACTGACTAAATATAGAgtaacaacatatccagtgtaattTCACAAATGGAGTCTGGGAAGAGTTGTGTGTCCGCAGACCTTATCCCTTTCTTGCGAAGGTGGAGAGAACAATTCTAATCATGTTTGAAAAGGAAATACAGTAGTGAAGAAACCATGTTGAAAATAGTAAAGAAAAgaatagcaacaacaacaaatagtacgataataaagcaaaaaaaaaaaaaaaacaactggTGATAGTAAAAATTGcagaataagaaaatagaaagaTTGTAACAATACTACCGGTATTAATTTCATATATGGAGCATAATTTAGATGTTTAACAAAACTCTATGAAGAGGATTTGTTAATTAATTCAAAGGAGGATAACGGGGACAATGAGGTGTGCACTCATCAAATGAATCAAAGCACTGTGTAGTTGTCACAcacagtgttttaaaaggcatttTCGGGGCGAGTCCTGGGGCGGGGCGTACCAAAAATGCCCCGGGGCGATGGGTCGGGGCAAAAGTCTCTAAAGGCGTACGCCCAGCAATTCGGGGCGTACGCCCAGGCGTTTGGGGCGAGTTTGTTTTGTTGGGgcgtaagcccagaaaacttcttcaaactaaaacgaaatttgttaaataagtccttaatataatgcccaaattctcaaaagccaacatgtaattactcaaatgttttaaaaagaaccgaaaacattaaatttaaaagtcaagacctttttttattgctagaatgcctaatatatattcttttccaattatttatcttgtcttctactatctcaaaaaaagTAACGAGCTACTTGTActtgtaagtagcgtataataaattgttctaattagtttttttgtggaggtggatatatatatatatatatatatatatatatatataaaatagattgttctaattagtttttttttttttgggggggggggggggtggagcatatattttatatattgattagtttttttttttttttttttttttggggtggagcatatatatatcacttatttatagttttcttcaaatttttacgctatttcacctatttaaaagtatttattataattatatcattttataaaacactaaaaattaaaatcgcatggggcttacgccccgCGCCTCGGGGCTTACACCTCACTGAGGCAGACGTAAAACACCCCGCCTTACGccctcgccttttaaaacaACGTCACACAACACCAATTTTGTTTTGGGATCTTCAGACACTTGCCATGATCAGGAATAATATCATCTTTGGTACtcaaattttcaattatttCTTCACCTGCATTATAATATTGAtcaaagcaaaaacaaaaaaaaaatgtaagtgattatcaagatatatcaatcaATTAATCAATCTAACTATGCTTAAATTCCAGACAAGACAATAGGAGTCCACTATACACCAAAAATCCAAAATAGAGGTTGTTATACGAATCCTTTATATCAATTTTATTTACCACAAGGATTGTTGTGGGATGAATATGATCACTTCATTCTTAATTAGAGATTCGGAATCGACTCTTGGGTTATCAGTGGCAGATCCAGAAATTCCATTAAggagattcaaaatataaagaagtaaatgtacgaagaagccaaggggatacaacatcttaatatatacataaaaaaatataatttttaactTGTACACACAGTGTAATTTTTAGACAAAGGCACCCTAGCTCCGCTCATGCCTGGATATGAAAAGAATTCTAGTAGCGAGCGTTTTCCCCTTTAATAGATTTGATACGGGGCAAATCCAAATTAGTCTACACTTAATACTAATACCAGACACTGagtaaaaaatcaaaagaaaacctAATTATCTTGTAAAGTGTAAGGGaaatataaagtaaaatgaAGATACTTACATTCATGAGCAGGGAAGAAGACAAAAAGAAGCAAAGTGAAGAAAATCAAGTGCTTAATGAATTTCCTCAAGTAATTTTGAGTTCTTTTGTGAAAACTATTTTGGAGTGGTTGAATAGAGACATGTTTCATAGATGGTTGAAATCatttaatttgttttattttggaCTAAAGATCAAATTCACGTAATCTTAATCAGATATCATTTGACTAATCAATTTCAAACTCTTGATTACAATCCTGTAAAGTAATTGAGTAATTAGGATAGGTGCATTTCTATTATGTTTCTTTTAATATCTTAATAATTTCCAGTTCAATTGGATTTCCTCCATAACTACTTCCTTCTCATTTTCTAGTCCATATTATCTTTGACTATATATACAGTATGTTATATTGTACTATCATATTTgaattttacttctttaaagGTGATACTAGTGATATTTACGCACGATCGTGCCATATAGTTTtgactattgttgcaaaaagtacttttggcaattaaaaaaaaaaagttgttgcacgtcgTTGCAATCAGGGGCGAATTTAGGGGTAAAATTAAGGTCCCATGAACACATGGTCATCCGCTTAAACTcggtatattatatgtatatttcttaaaatatatctagtaTTACCTTTAGGAACACATGCTACAAAGACTCAGCAGTGTACTTGGTTGAAGGTTAAGTTATTTACCTAGAGGTTCAAGGATCAATCCCActtaatgcattttttttttgctctttttttaaTAGTGAACCCATACTCTAGAAATTCTAGATTCGCCTCTGGTTGTAATAACAGCCGTTGAGAAAAGTTTATgcaataacaaaaaaatattgttgccaaaagtactttttgcaacaataacctatctatggcaacaaaacaaacaaaaaaaaaaattgttgccaaatatctTCTTTCTTGCAGTGCAAGCACATTTTTTTCTACAGATTTTCTGTTTGTTAATTAAGaacgagttttttttttttaatatgtttttttatataagtattGGAAGCACATCACATTATAGCAATGTTGTGTTTCACATTTTActttctcatttttctctttAAATTAAAGAATGTACATGCTCCATATCATCAACGAAAGGTTTCATAGAGGTTTACAAATTACAATGATACTTTGTAAATTTTATCCAatgccttaaaaaaaattattcgaaCTTTAATTATTTCACATGATGCTTGAAAATTTCATTACGTGGgttggttgaattgaatatttttCATTAGAAGTTTGcatcaattcatcatttttggatggaataataGTCCTTCACGGTACTCAAGGAACCCATTTCatagcagttttttttttttttttttttttttgtacaaaatTAAAACAATTGTTGATATACTTTCATTTTTCGGTGTCAGAAATTTAAGTTTTCGGTTAGTTGTATTATCTGGATAATTAAGACATGGTTCAATGActttaatgaaataaaaatagtttcatgaCTTTACTGATATAACACATAAAGTTCAGTGACTATAAtgaaacaaaaattaattttatgactttattgatacataattaaatttcaGTGACCATGGGTGAAACTAACCCCAAATGAGAATTGAGGTTAATTAAACCACATTAAAATTCACCGACAAGaattgtgatattgtgatggacTGGTAAAATTCATGATCCTTAACTAGAGGTCTGGGTTTAACTAAAGGTCTGGGTTTAAGCCTTGCTTGGTACATAGTCGTTTTGTTAGGGAACACTTTACCCAATGTAAAACTTCCCAGTGCTATTCCTAATTTAATCGGGCCCTAATACGAATATCGAACACCGTGTGAAAAACCAATTAATGGGTAACTTTCGTACTTTCCCTTGGCCAAACTTGAATACCGGTAGTAACTCAAATATACATAACctataaaatgatatatatctataaaatgatatatatctataaaatgatatatatatatatatatatatatatatatatatatatatatatatatatatatatatatatatatatatatatatatatatatatatatatatatatatatatattatatatatatatataatatatacatatattatacatatactCTACATATAATATATGTCATACATGTAGATATACAAAACCTATGCATTTGTTAGctattttgtaaactagatcACTCAAAGGTATTGAGATTTAATTTTCCTGAAGAAAAACCGCATCAAATTCATCATTGAACAATTGGGAGTGTATTGTTGAAAGTGCTCACATTGATCAATTGGAGTGTATTATGGAAAGTACTCACTTAGCTCCCACACCAACATTTCCCAACCAAAAAAGCAAGGGGATTTGGGACAAAGCCATGAAGAGTAAAAGGTAATTTCTCTTGGTTGAATGCTTCTCAAAGCTTCTCACTTCACTAATTAGGATCCTCTTCATGGTCTTTATCAAGAAAACCCCCATGCAAAAGCATTCAAAAATTGTAACTAAGTAAAATGCATAATCCCAAATGATCCTAGATAGCAAAATAATTGATGCTACCACAAAGATGTAGCCACCATAAGcaacaatatcaagaagtgGCACTTCTCCACTTCCTAAAGAGTGTAATGTGGCTTCAAGTATGAGGACTTGCAAGAGCCAAATAAGTAGTCCTGTTGTGAATTGCACACCTAAAGCTTCTGGactaaacctgtaatgaaattaCAAATAGTTTAGGTTCGATGCACTAACGTgttgaaaatatttatataatcaagTTATTTTCTTAAAGTAATTACATGTGAATTTCTACGATAAGTATTAATAATTGGTTAATCTGGTAAAAACAGTAGGAATAACAGCTTACTATCATAGATTCAACGTAACTATGTTGATAATgcatgtaaaaataatttatactaTCAGTATATAATTTTATCCACTGAACTATCAGTATATCGGGACAAGTTCGGAATGTTGGTTGAGTGTAGACTAGTATGTTCAGACAGTCACAAGCTTGGTAAAGTTAGAAACGAAACTTAGCTTCTCATTGACTATATTAGATCGATGATAAGCTTGAAATGCAACAAATGCAGATCATTTGTGTCAGATGCTCTATAAGTTATGCATGCATATTTTGAGGATCCGACATGGATgcgaaatttattttttgaaaattccgAACAACACAGGTAATTTCCCCCCTCTTTTCTTATGGTAAGGGGATTGAATGACCTACGAATAATATACAGAAATGgactttctttttaaataacTTACTTGGTGGTAATGCCCAAGAAGTAACCAGCAAGAACCAAATAAGTACCAAAAGCCATCATGGGGATGTACAAATCAGGGGCATTAATATCATACATTGGAGGTTTGAATGAAAATTCTCCACCAGCCAAATCAGCAGCTCTCATCCAATGTCCCTAAAAACATAAttattttgaattgaattagCTGCACTATGTTAGAGAAAActataactttttaaaaaagtgctAGAAACCTCAAAAAATGAAGTGCTAAAGAATCATACGACTCAAAATCTTAAGACAATGAAGAGAGTAATTCAACCGCTCTAATACTAGCAAAGACGGATTACGGATTTACACTTAACAGGTTCAACTTTTAAGATTCTTAGCGTTGATCAACTCATCGTACTTTGAAAATTAAGGGTTTGATATTAATTAATGTTGTAAtaggtttatatatatatttatacactATTGAGTTTGGATGACACCGTGAAGAGTACAAATTTCTAGTCTTACCTTGTGAAGAAACGGAAATAAAATCACCTTCAGTTTATTCTTCACGTATTCTTCATTCACTTGGAAATA is a window of Lycium ferocissimum isolate CSIRO_LF1 chromosome 12, AGI_CSIRO_Lferr_CH_V1, whole genome shotgun sequence DNA encoding:
- the LOC132040366 gene encoding uncharacterized protein LOC132040366 isoform X1, with translation MGSTVYETSEYHKRMFPSTTSCTQQIDSLGNVLLYGAGSELIKNELGAYGEKILGSGSAYVQSNIGRYIFNPQYYFQVNEEYVKNKLKVILFPFLHKGHWMRAADLAGGEFSFKPPMYDINAPDLYIPMMAFGTYLVLAGYFLGITTKFSPEALGVQFTTGLLIWLLQVLILEATLHSLGSGEVPLLDIVAYGGYIFVVASIILLSRIIWDYAFYLVTIFECFCMGVFLIKTMKRILISEVRSFEKHSTKRNYLLLFMALSQIPLLFWLGNVGVGAK
- the LOC132040366 gene encoding uncharacterized protein LOC132040366 isoform X2, with the translated sequence MGSTVYETSEYHKRMFPSTTSCTQQIDSLGNVLLYGAGSELIKNELGAYGEKILGSGSAYVQSNIGRYIFNPQYYFQVNEEYVKNKLKGHWMRAADLAGGEFSFKPPMYDINAPDLYIPMMAFGTYLVLAGYFLGITTKFSPEALGVQFTTGLLIWLLQVLILEATLHSLGSGEVPLLDIVAYGGYIFVVASIILLSRIIWDYAFYLVTIFECFCMGVFLIKTMKRILISEVRSFEKHSTKRNYLLLFMALSQIPLLFWLGNVGVGAK